In Raphanus sativus cultivar WK10039 chromosome 5, ASM80110v3, whole genome shotgun sequence, the following proteins share a genomic window:
- the LOC108862527 gene encoding protein argonaute 1, with the protein MVRKKRTDGQFEGGEGSGSREAAPASAGGYQQGRGGGGQQQGGRGYGPHSQQGGRGRGYGQPQQQHGGARGGQPPQQQQYGGPRRGQPPQQQQYSGPRGGQPPQQQQYGGPREGQPPQQQHQQYGGPRGGPPRGGGRGGASSAGLPQRQSVPDLHQANLPTHQAVSSQPTPSEVSLTQMPDPPAPVQEFEQLSIEQGASSQAIQPIASSSKACKFPPRPGKGQVGKRIMVKANHFFAELPDKDLHQYDVTITPEVTSRAVNRAVMKQLVDLYKETHLGRRLPAYDGRKSLYTAGPLPFVSKEFRILLQDEEEGAGGQRREREFKVVIKLAARADLHHLGLFLQGKQADAPQEALHVLDIVLRELPTSKYTPVGRSFYSPHIRTKQSLGDGLESWRGFYQSIRPTQMGLSLNIDVSSTAFIEALPVTEFVCWLLGRDIRSRPLSDADRVKIKKALRGVKVEVNHRGNMRRKYRISGLTAVATRELTFPVDERNTQKSVVEYFYETYGFLIQHTQLPCLQVGNSNRPNYLPMEVCKIVEGQRYSKRLNERQITALLNVTCQRPQEREKDILNTVGLNDYDKDPYAKEFGIKISASIASVEARILPAPWLKYHDSGKEGACLPKVGQWNMMNKKMIDGGTVSNWICVNFSRQVPDDLARAFCQGLAQMCHTSGMAFNPEPVLPPVNARPEQVEKVLKTQYNDAMAKLSKGKEIDLLIVILPDNNGSLYGDLKRICETELGIVSQCCLTKHVFKMSKQYMANVALKINVKVGGRNTVLVDALSRRIPLVSDRPTIIFGADVTHPHPGEDSSPSIAAVVASQDWPQITKYVGLVCAQANRQELIQDLFKEWKDPQKGVVTGGMIKELLLAFYKSTGHKPLRIIFYRDGVSEGQFYQVLLYELDAIRKACASLEAEYQPTVTFVVVQKRHHTRLFAHDHKDVRSVDRSGNILPGTVVDSSICHPTEFDFYLCSHAGIKGTSRPAHYHVLWDENNFSADGLQSLTNNLCYTYARCTRSVSIVPPAYYAHLAAFRARFYMEPETSDSGSMASGSMARGGGMGGRNTRGPNVNAAVRPLPPLKDNVKRVMFYC; encoded by the exons ATGGTGAGGAAGAAGAGAACTGATGGTCAGTTTGAAGGAGGTGAAGGGTCTGGTTCCCGTGAAGCTGCTCCAGCCTCAGCTGGTGGTTATCAGCaggggagaggaggaggaggacagCAGCAAGGTGGAAGAGGTTATGGTCCTCATTCTCAACAGGGAGGTCGCGGTCGTGGATATGGCCAACCACAACAGCAGCACGGTGGAGCAAGAGGAGGCCAACCACCACAACAGCAGCAGTACGGTGGACCAAGAAGAGGTCAACCGCCACAACAGCAGCAGTACAGTGGACCAAGAGGAGGTCAACCACCGCAACAGCAACAGTATGGTGGACCAAGAGAAGGCCAACCACCACAACAGCAGCACCAACAGTACGGTGGACCAAGAGGAGGACCTCCTCGAGGTGGTGGTCGTGGAGGTGCATCCTCTGCTGGACTGCCCCAGAGACAATCAGTTCCCGATCTGCATCAAGCTAACTTACCAACTCATCAAGCGGTGTCTTCTCAGCCTACACCGTCTGAGGTGAGTCTTACTCAGATGCCGGATCCTCCTGCTCCGGTACAAGAATTTGAACAGCTCTCTATTGAACAAGGAGCTTCCAGTCAAGCAATCCAGCCCATTGCATCTTCCAGCAAAGCTTGTAAGTTTCCACCGAGGCCTGGTAAAGGACAGGTCGGCAAGCGAATCATGGTAAAGGCCAACCACTTCTTTGCCGAGTTGCCTGATAAAGATTTGCACCAGTATGAC GTAACCATTACTCCGGAAGTTACATCAAGGGCTGTTAATCGTGCCGTGATGAAACAGTTGGTTGACTTGTACAAAGAAACACATCTTGGAAGGCGTCTTCCTGCATATGATGGGCGAAAAAGTCTGTACACTGCTGGACCGCTTCCGTTTGTTTCGAAGGAATTCAGAATCTTACTTCAGGACGAGGAAGAAGGGGCTGGGGGACAAAG ACGAGAAAGGGAGTTCAAAGTTGTGATCAAGCTAGCTGCCCGTGCTGATCTACATCACCTAGGATTGTTTTTACAGGGAAAACAAGCTGATGCCCCGCAGGAGGCTCTTCATGTTCTTGACATTGTTCTTCGTGAGCTGCCAACCTCCAA GTATACTCCTGTGGGCCGGTCATTTTATTCTCCGCATATAAGAACAAAGCAATCATTGGGGGATGGCTTGGAGAGCTGGCGTGGATTCTATCAAAGCATTCGTCCTACACAGATGGGCTTGTCACTCAACATTG atGTGTCATCTACAGCATTCATAGAGGCACTTCCTGTTACCGAATTTGTCTGCTGGTTGCTGGGTAGGGATATTAGATCCCGGCCTTTATCTGATGCTGATCGTGTCAAG ATAAAAAAGGCGCTTAGAGGTGTAAAGGTTGAAGTGAACCATAGAGGAAACATGCGCCGAAAGTACCGCATTTCGGGCCTGACTGCTGTGGCCACTCGAGAACTGAC ATTTCCTGTGGATGAAAGAAATACCCAGAAATCTGTTGTTGAATACTTCTACGAAACATATGGCTTTCTCATTCAGCACACGCAGCTACCATGCTTGCAAGTTGGGAATTCTAACAGGCCAAATTATTTGCCAATGGAG GTCTGCAAGATTGTTGAGGGCCAGAGGTACTCAAAAAGGTTGAACGAGAGACAGATCACTGCTCTGCTGAATGTGACTTGTCAGCGCCCCCAAGAACGTGAAAAAGATATCTTGAAT ACGGTAGGGCTCAATGATTATGATAAGGATCCCTATGCTAAGGAGTTTGGCATCAAGATAAGCGCATCCATTGCTTCTGTTGAGGCTCGAATTCTGCCTGCTCCATGG CTCAAGTATCATGATTCTGGAAAGGAAGGGGCTTGTCTGCCGAAAGTTGGACAATGGAATATGATGAATAAG AAAATGATTGATGGAGGTACAGTGAGCAACTGGATCTGCGTCAACTTCTCTAGGCAAGTGCCTGACGATCTGGCACGTGCTTTCTGTCAGGGACTTGCTCAGATGTGCCACACCTCTGGAATG GCATTTAATCCGGAACCAGTCCTTCCACCAGTCAATGCTCGCCCTGAGCAAGTCGAGAAAGTCTTGAAAACTCAATATAATGATGCCATGGCCAAGCTCTCTAAAGGAAAAGAGATTGATCTCCTTATTGTCATCCTCCCAGACAATAATGGATCACTATATG GTGATCTGAAGCGCATCTGTGAGACCGAACTCGGCATTGTGTCTCAGTGCTGCCTGACTAAGCATGTCTTTAAGATGAGCAAACAGTATATGGCTAACGTGGCTTTGAAAATTAATGTCAAAGTTGGAGGAAGGAATACTGTACTTGTTGATGCCTTATCTAGGCGAATTCCTCTAGTCAGTGATCGCCCCACCATAATCTTCGGTGCTGATGTAACACATCCTCATCCTGGAGAGGACTCGAGCCCGTCCATTGCTGCC GTCGTCGCTTCCCAAGACTGGCCCCAAATTACGAAAtatgttggtttggtttgtgcTCAAGCGAATAGACAGGAGCTCATTCAGGATCTCTTCAAAGAATGGAAGGACCCGCAGAAAGGGGTAGTGACCGGTGGCATGATTAA GGAGTTACTTCTCGCCTTCTATAAATCAACTGGTCATAAGCCGTTAAGGATCATATTCTACag GGATGGAGTCAGTGAAGGACAGTTTTATCAGGTTCTGCTCTATGAGCTTGATGCCATCCGCAAG GCATGTGCTTCGCTGGAAGCAGAGTATCAGCCAACAGTAACGTTTGTGGTGGTGCAGAAGCGCCATCACACGAGACTATTTGCTCATGATCACAAGGACGTCAGATCAGTGGACAGAAGTGGAAACATATTACCAG GAACCGTCGTGGATTCCAGTATCTGTCATCCCACGGAGTTCGACTTTTACCTCTGTAGCCATGCTGGTATTAAG GGCACTTCCCGACCTGCTCATTACCACGTTCTTTGGGATGAGAACAACTTCTCTGCAGATGGACTCCAATCTCTGACCAATAACTTGTGCTACAC GTATGCGAGATGTACTCGTTCTGTA